From the genome of Perca fluviatilis chromosome 1, GENO_Pfluv_1.0, whole genome shotgun sequence, one region includes:
- the sh3d19 gene encoding SH3 domain-containing protein 19 isoform X3, with the protein MKLDHPERNKPDLLHLSQGPLSSIRAAIKRTRTNSQSDHTRERRRPEITIVSAEPLDRRNWLSGTSFPRPPQSGWSAGIQAVSQPPPSYDQVIQEKTQEEHIVKPTAAPRRATCTTTSATQTDPVRNDTSTPVPQCSAAPQSAVKRPAGKKPQKPPRPSLPKPVDREPVAKAVAPADEKVGTKTAGSTNTEDQSDPKPDVKQTNRADSPPTCSRSVTVHWDIPTQRLTATAETTRSSPDSEHGQRPVPLPRTKSRKQTIAEEVKVQTLVKLSEDCDSICSDPEVFSSNEYLKELLEVFSADNECENGDIVDHSDKALQGEDAGDEMNPNHSQRNILARIQAFETQTNTEEGNAVEPAKPKPLIRKASIKPPVAAKPSVALRPQLNHSVDDDYQNVSTTNVPPSPTTAPRPQPPKKPAELSVQEELKTLLNKTAILNRPRPSVLTRPNSVFEEDAPPVPPTPPGKTFKEPLKPNLNINNHNSVSVFTNNEHAESPFSHIPSKPQHNVDSNGDLVACRITRRPTTIRVPSKTGSLSDPFQDSPPPLPAQKPIGSLNTSVKPRQTPPLSRQDSFQFGPEPSLPPRRQMSLPPRPPSGKISPRRPPPPSIHGTGRSHSVSLEASPKPQAQKPHRKGPVLPPRPNPGHRLYNQYTLQIPHGIASSNYNGSNTGELSFQKNEVLLLLEEIDNNTFECQVGEARGRVHKSRMMVINPLSSVSHMSKAQGASPAGGASSELKVQAIHDFNPAGPGELALRAGDVVTMVEQLDSEWYTGTCRGSTGFFPISYVKVLSNSPKPVPERKARPPPATASGPRCVARFDFEAENSDELSFSEGDVIQLKALVGQDWARGQLGASTGIFPLNFVDVIEDLPSPPSQQKRRSISVPMPGMVTSPSTHPEVAKPAPVSQSGVEWVVAQYDYAGNSDDDLSFQRGDCILISQHLDAEWSCGQLNGREGMFPRAFVESTKGQLSCDRLPIRAAAPVRGRALYNFTSDCEEELSLQVGDIITDLESVDDEWFLGDLRGKRAMVPKNYVKVLQ; encoded by the exons atgaaattag ATCATCCTGAAAGAAACAAGCCAGACCTTTTACATTTAAG CCAAGGGCCTCTGTCTTCTATACGAGCTGCTATCAAACGAA CAAGAACAAACTCTCAGAGTGACCACACCAGAGAAAGAAG GCGACCAGAGATTACCATCGTCTCAGCAGAACCTCTGGACAGAAGGAACTGGTTGTCAGGAACCTCTTTCCCTCGTCCTCCTCAGTCGGGCTGGTCTGCAGGCATCCAGGCTGTTTCCCAG CCCCCACCATCCTATGATCAGGTGATTCAAGAGAAGACCCAAGAAGAGCACATTGTCAAGCCCACTGCAGCCCCCCGCCGGGCCACCTGCACCACAACTAGTGCCACGCAGACCGACCCTGTTCGGAACGACACCTCCACCCCTGTCCCACAGTGCAGTGCTGCTCCACAGTCAGCAGTGAAAAGACCTGCAG gtaaaaagccacaaaaaccaCCAAGGCCATCACTGCCGAAACCAGTGGACAGAGAACCAGTCGCTAAAGCTGTTGCACCCGCTGACGAGAAGGTTGGAACAAAAACTGCAGGATCCACAAACACTGAGGACCAAAGTGACCCCAAGCCAGATGTAAAGCAAACCAACCGAGCGGATTCCCCTCCCACCTGCAGCAGATCTGTCACTGTGCACTGGGATATTCCTACACAACGTCTCACTGCCACTGCTGAAACCACTCGCTCTTCCCCAGACTCGGAACACGGTCAGCGCCCCGTTCCGCTTCCTCGTACAAAATCCCGAAAGCAGACGATCGCAGAAGAGGTCAAAGTTCAGACTTTGGTCAAGCTCAGTGAAGATTGTGACAGCATTTGCTCTGATCCAGAAGTGTTCTCCTCGAATGAGTATTTAAAGGAGTTATTGGAGGTCTTTAGTGCAGATAACGAGTGTGAGAACGGCGACATCGTTGACCATTCAGACAAGGCCTTACAAGGTGAGGATGCTGGTGACGAGATGAACCCCAACCACAGTCAACGCAATATCCTGGCCCGGATCCAGGCCTTTGAGACCCAGACTAACACCGAGGAGGGAAACGCGGTTGAACCAGCCAAACCAAAACCTCTAATTAGGAAGGCGTCCATCAAACCCCCAGTTGCTGCGAAACCTTCTGTAGCTCTTAGACCTCAGTTAAACCACAGTGTAGATGATGACTATCAAAACGTATCAACCACAAACGTCCCACCAAGCCCTACAACGGCCCCCAGACCTCAGCCCCCGAAGAAACCCGCTGAGCTATCTGTACAAGAGGAACTGAAGACGTTACTCAACAAGACGGCCATCCTGAACAGACCACGTCCTTCTGTATTGACCAGACCCAACAGCGTCTTTGAAGAGGACGCTCCACCAGTTCCCCCTACACCTCCAGGGAAGACTTTTAAGGAACCTCTGAAACCCAACCTTAATAtaaacaaccacaactcagtctCCGTGTTCACAAACAATGAGCATGCAGAGAGTCCATTCA GTCACATCCCGAGCAAGCCTCAGCATAACGTGGACAGCAATGGAGACCTTGTCGCCTGTAGAATAACACGGAGACCAACCACCATCAGGGTCCCCAGCAAAACTGGTTCAT TGTCAGATCCTTTTCAAGACAGTCCCCCTCCGCTCCCAGCTCAGAAACCCATAGGCTCCCTAAACACCTCGGTGAAGCCCAGACAGACGCCCCCCCTCTCCCGCCAG GACTCTTTCCAGTTTGGGCCAGAGCCATCACTACCACCTCG GAGACAGATGTCCCTTCCACCTCGCCCACCGTCAGGCAAAATAAGCCCAAGAAGACCTCCCCCACCTAGCATTCATGGCACGGGTCGATCCCATTCAGTATCGTTGGAAGCTTCACCTAAACCCCAGGCACAGAAGCCCCACAGGAAAGGACCAGTCTTACCTCCAAGGCCCAACCCAGGCCACCGTCTTTACAACCAGTATACG CTTCAAATTCCTCACGGGATTGCTTCCTCTAACTACAATGGGAGTAATACAGGAGAACTGTCATTTCAG AAAAATGAAGTGCTTCTGCTGCTAGAGGAGATTGACAACAATACGTTTGAGTGTCAAGTTGGAGAAGCCAGAGGCAGAGTCCACAAGTCTCGCATGATGGTCATCAATCCTCTTTCCTCCGTCTCACACATGTCCAAGGCACAG GGTGCCAGTCCAGCTGGTGGAGCTAGTTCTGAGCTTAAGGTGCAGGCTATACATGACTTCAATCCAG CGGGTCCAGGAGAGCTGGCTCTGCGAGCAGGAGATGTTGTGACCATGGTGGAGCAGTTGGACAGCGAGTGGTACACAGGCACTTGTAGGGGATCTACTGGTTTCTTTCCCATCAGTTATGTCAAAGTCCTG TCAAATTCACCCAAACCCGTCCCTGAACGGAAAGCGAGGCCACCCCCTGCAACAGCTAG TGGTCCGAGATGTGTAGCGAGGTTCGACTTTGAGGCGGAGAACAGCGACGAGCTGTCGTTCTCTGAGGGGGATGTGATCCAGCTCAAGGCGTTAGTTGGACAGGACTGGGCTCGGGGACAGCTCGGCGCCTCGACTGGTATCTTCCCTCTTAACTTTGTAGATGTCATTGAAGATCTGCCTTCACCCCCAAGTCAGCAGAAAAGACGGTCCATCAGCGTACCAATGCCTG GCATGGTTACTTCTCCGAGTACACACCCTGAAGTTGCCAAACCTGCTCCG GTGTCGCAGTCCGGTGTGGAGTGGGTGGTGGCTCAGTACGACTATGCGGGGAATTCAGACGACGACCTGTCGTTTCAACGGGGCGACTGTATCCTGATCAGCCAGCATTTGGACGCCGAGTGGAGCTGCGGCCAGCTCAACGGCAGAGAGGGCATGTTCCCCAGGGCGTTTGTTGAGAGCACCAAGG GCCAGCTGTCGTGTGATAGGCTGCCGATTCGGGCTGCTGCTCCTGTTAGAGGCAGGGCTCTGTACAACTTCACTTCAGACTGCGAGGAGGAGCTCTCTCTACAG GTCGGGGATATTATAACCGATCTGGAGTCTGTTGATGATGAATGGTTCCTTGGTGACTTGAGAGGGAAACGGGCCATGGTCCCTAAAAACTATGTGAAAGTACTGCAATAA
- the sh3d19 gene encoding SH3 domain-containing protein 19 isoform X2, with amino-acid sequence MAEARLREEGEEGEGDVRNRSRPTDHPERNKPDLLHLSQGPLSSIRAAIKRTRTNSQSDHTRERRRPEITIVSAEPLDRRNWLSGTSFPRPPQSGWSAGIQAVSQVIQEKTQEEHIVKPTAAPRRATCTTTSATQTDPVRNDTSTPVPQCSAAPQSAVKRPAGKKPQKPPRPSLPKPVDREPVAKAVAPADEKVGTKTAGSTNTEDQSDPKPDVKQTNRADSPPTCSRSVTVHWDIPTQRLTATAETTRSSPDSEHGQRPVPLPRTKSRKQTIAEEVKVQTLVKLSEDCDSICSDPEVFSSNEYLKELLEVFSADNECENGDIVDHSDKALQGEDAGDEMNPNHSQRNILARIQAFETQTNTEEGNAVEPAKPKPLIRKASIKPPVAAKPSVALRPQLNHSVDDDYQNVSTTNVPPSPTTAPRPQPPKKPAELSVQEELKTLLNKTAILNRPRPSVLTRPNSVFEEDAPPVPPTPPGKTFKEPLKPNLNINNHNSVSVFTNNEHAESPFSHIPSKPQHNVDSNGDLVACRITRRPTTIRVPSKTGSLSDPFQDSPPPLPAQKPIGSLNTSVKPRQTPPLSRQDSFQFGPEPSLPPRRQMSLPPRPPSGKISPRRPPPPSIHGTGRSHSVSLEASPKPQAQKPHRKGPVLPPRPNPGHRLYNQYTLQIPHGIASSNYNGSNTGELSFQKNEVLLLLEEIDNNTFECQVGEARGRVHKSRMMVINPLSSVSHMSKAQGASPAGGASSELKVQAIHDFNPAGPGELALRAGDVVTMVEQLDSEWYTGTCRGSTGFFPISYVKVLSNSPKPVPERKARPPPATASGPRCVARFDFEAENSDELSFSEGDVIQLKALVGQDWARGQLGASTGIFPLNFVDVIEDLPSPPSQQKRRSISVPMPGMVTSPSTHPEVAKPAPVSQSGVEWVVAQYDYAGNSDDDLSFQRGDCILISQHLDAEWSCGQLNGREGMFPRAFVESTKGQLSCDRLPIRAAAPVRGRALYNFTSDCEEELSLQVGDIITDLESVDDEWFLGDLRGKRAMVPKNYVKVLQ; translated from the exons ATGGCTGAAGCCCGGCTGCGTGAAGAGGGGGAAGAGGGGGAAGGCGACGTCCGGAACAGAAGCCGGCCAACAG ATCATCCTGAAAGAAACAAGCCAGACCTTTTACATTTAAG CCAAGGGCCTCTGTCTTCTATACGAGCTGCTATCAAACGAA CAAGAACAAACTCTCAGAGTGACCACACCAGAGAAAGAAG GCGACCAGAGATTACCATCGTCTCAGCAGAACCTCTGGACAGAAGGAACTGGTTGTCAGGAACCTCTTTCCCTCGTCCTCCTCAGTCGGGCTGGTCTGCAGGCATCCAGGCTGTTTCCCAG GTGATTCAAGAGAAGACCCAAGAAGAGCACATTGTCAAGCCCACTGCAGCCCCCCGCCGGGCCACCTGCACCACAACTAGTGCCACGCAGACCGACCCTGTTCGGAACGACACCTCCACCCCTGTCCCACAGTGCAGTGCTGCTCCACAGTCAGCAGTGAAAAGACCTGCAG gtaaaaagccacaaaaaccaCCAAGGCCATCACTGCCGAAACCAGTGGACAGAGAACCAGTCGCTAAAGCTGTTGCACCCGCTGACGAGAAGGTTGGAACAAAAACTGCAGGATCCACAAACACTGAGGACCAAAGTGACCCCAAGCCAGATGTAAAGCAAACCAACCGAGCGGATTCCCCTCCCACCTGCAGCAGATCTGTCACTGTGCACTGGGATATTCCTACACAACGTCTCACTGCCACTGCTGAAACCACTCGCTCTTCCCCAGACTCGGAACACGGTCAGCGCCCCGTTCCGCTTCCTCGTACAAAATCCCGAAAGCAGACGATCGCAGAAGAGGTCAAAGTTCAGACTTTGGTCAAGCTCAGTGAAGATTGTGACAGCATTTGCTCTGATCCAGAAGTGTTCTCCTCGAATGAGTATTTAAAGGAGTTATTGGAGGTCTTTAGTGCAGATAACGAGTGTGAGAACGGCGACATCGTTGACCATTCAGACAAGGCCTTACAAGGTGAGGATGCTGGTGACGAGATGAACCCCAACCACAGTCAACGCAATATCCTGGCCCGGATCCAGGCCTTTGAGACCCAGACTAACACCGAGGAGGGAAACGCGGTTGAACCAGCCAAACCAAAACCTCTAATTAGGAAGGCGTCCATCAAACCCCCAGTTGCTGCGAAACCTTCTGTAGCTCTTAGACCTCAGTTAAACCACAGTGTAGATGATGACTATCAAAACGTATCAACCACAAACGTCCCACCAAGCCCTACAACGGCCCCCAGACCTCAGCCCCCGAAGAAACCCGCTGAGCTATCTGTACAAGAGGAACTGAAGACGTTACTCAACAAGACGGCCATCCTGAACAGACCACGTCCTTCTGTATTGACCAGACCCAACAGCGTCTTTGAAGAGGACGCTCCACCAGTTCCCCCTACACCTCCAGGGAAGACTTTTAAGGAACCTCTGAAACCCAACCTTAATAtaaacaaccacaactcagtctCCGTGTTCACAAACAATGAGCATGCAGAGAGTCCATTCA GTCACATCCCGAGCAAGCCTCAGCATAACGTGGACAGCAATGGAGACCTTGTCGCCTGTAGAATAACACGGAGACCAACCACCATCAGGGTCCCCAGCAAAACTGGTTCAT TGTCAGATCCTTTTCAAGACAGTCCCCCTCCGCTCCCAGCTCAGAAACCCATAGGCTCCCTAAACACCTCGGTGAAGCCCAGACAGACGCCCCCCCTCTCCCGCCAG GACTCTTTCCAGTTTGGGCCAGAGCCATCACTACCACCTCG GAGACAGATGTCCCTTCCACCTCGCCCACCGTCAGGCAAAATAAGCCCAAGAAGACCTCCCCCACCTAGCATTCATGGCACGGGTCGATCCCATTCAGTATCGTTGGAAGCTTCACCTAAACCCCAGGCACAGAAGCCCCACAGGAAAGGACCAGTCTTACCTCCAAGGCCCAACCCAGGCCACCGTCTTTACAACCAGTATACG CTTCAAATTCCTCACGGGATTGCTTCCTCTAACTACAATGGGAGTAATACAGGAGAACTGTCATTTCAG AAAAATGAAGTGCTTCTGCTGCTAGAGGAGATTGACAACAATACGTTTGAGTGTCAAGTTGGAGAAGCCAGAGGCAGAGTCCACAAGTCTCGCATGATGGTCATCAATCCTCTTTCCTCCGTCTCACACATGTCCAAGGCACAG GGTGCCAGTCCAGCTGGTGGAGCTAGTTCTGAGCTTAAGGTGCAGGCTATACATGACTTCAATCCAG CGGGTCCAGGAGAGCTGGCTCTGCGAGCAGGAGATGTTGTGACCATGGTGGAGCAGTTGGACAGCGAGTGGTACACAGGCACTTGTAGGGGATCTACTGGTTTCTTTCCCATCAGTTATGTCAAAGTCCTG TCAAATTCACCCAAACCCGTCCCTGAACGGAAAGCGAGGCCACCCCCTGCAACAGCTAG TGGTCCGAGATGTGTAGCGAGGTTCGACTTTGAGGCGGAGAACAGCGACGAGCTGTCGTTCTCTGAGGGGGATGTGATCCAGCTCAAGGCGTTAGTTGGACAGGACTGGGCTCGGGGACAGCTCGGCGCCTCGACTGGTATCTTCCCTCTTAACTTTGTAGATGTCATTGAAGATCTGCCTTCACCCCCAAGTCAGCAGAAAAGACGGTCCATCAGCGTACCAATGCCTG GCATGGTTACTTCTCCGAGTACACACCCTGAAGTTGCCAAACCTGCTCCG GTGTCGCAGTCCGGTGTGGAGTGGGTGGTGGCTCAGTACGACTATGCGGGGAATTCAGACGACGACCTGTCGTTTCAACGGGGCGACTGTATCCTGATCAGCCAGCATTTGGACGCCGAGTGGAGCTGCGGCCAGCTCAACGGCAGAGAGGGCATGTTCCCCAGGGCGTTTGTTGAGAGCACCAAGG GCCAGCTGTCGTGTGATAGGCTGCCGATTCGGGCTGCTGCTCCTGTTAGAGGCAGGGCTCTGTACAACTTCACTTCAGACTGCGAGGAGGAGCTCTCTCTACAG GTCGGGGATATTATAACCGATCTGGAGTCTGTTGATGATGAATGGTTCCTTGGTGACTTGAGAGGGAAACGGGCCATGGTCCCTAAAAACTATGTGAAAGTACTGCAATAA
- the sh3d19 gene encoding SH3 domain-containing protein 19 isoform X1 — translation MAEARLREEGEEGEGDVRNRSRPTDHPERNKPDLLHLSQGPLSSIRAAIKRTRTNSQSDHTRERRRPEITIVSAEPLDRRNWLSGTSFPRPPQSGWSAGIQAVSQPPPSYDQVIQEKTQEEHIVKPTAAPRRATCTTTSATQTDPVRNDTSTPVPQCSAAPQSAVKRPAGKKPQKPPRPSLPKPVDREPVAKAVAPADEKVGTKTAGSTNTEDQSDPKPDVKQTNRADSPPTCSRSVTVHWDIPTQRLTATAETTRSSPDSEHGQRPVPLPRTKSRKQTIAEEVKVQTLVKLSEDCDSICSDPEVFSSNEYLKELLEVFSADNECENGDIVDHSDKALQGEDAGDEMNPNHSQRNILARIQAFETQTNTEEGNAVEPAKPKPLIRKASIKPPVAAKPSVALRPQLNHSVDDDYQNVSTTNVPPSPTTAPRPQPPKKPAELSVQEELKTLLNKTAILNRPRPSVLTRPNSVFEEDAPPVPPTPPGKTFKEPLKPNLNINNHNSVSVFTNNEHAESPFSHIPSKPQHNVDSNGDLVACRITRRPTTIRVPSKTGSLSDPFQDSPPPLPAQKPIGSLNTSVKPRQTPPLSRQDSFQFGPEPSLPPRRQMSLPPRPPSGKISPRRPPPPSIHGTGRSHSVSLEASPKPQAQKPHRKGPVLPPRPNPGHRLYNQYTLQIPHGIASSNYNGSNTGELSFQKNEVLLLLEEIDNNTFECQVGEARGRVHKSRMMVINPLSSVSHMSKAQGASPAGGASSELKVQAIHDFNPAGPGELALRAGDVVTMVEQLDSEWYTGTCRGSTGFFPISYVKVLSNSPKPVPERKARPPPATASGPRCVARFDFEAENSDELSFSEGDVIQLKALVGQDWARGQLGASTGIFPLNFVDVIEDLPSPPSQQKRRSISVPMPGMVTSPSTHPEVAKPAPVSQSGVEWVVAQYDYAGNSDDDLSFQRGDCILISQHLDAEWSCGQLNGREGMFPRAFVESTKGQLSCDRLPIRAAAPVRGRALYNFTSDCEEELSLQVGDIITDLESVDDEWFLGDLRGKRAMVPKNYVKVLQ, via the exons ATGGCTGAAGCCCGGCTGCGTGAAGAGGGGGAAGAGGGGGAAGGCGACGTCCGGAACAGAAGCCGGCCAACAG ATCATCCTGAAAGAAACAAGCCAGACCTTTTACATTTAAG CCAAGGGCCTCTGTCTTCTATACGAGCTGCTATCAAACGAA CAAGAACAAACTCTCAGAGTGACCACACCAGAGAAAGAAG GCGACCAGAGATTACCATCGTCTCAGCAGAACCTCTGGACAGAAGGAACTGGTTGTCAGGAACCTCTTTCCCTCGTCCTCCTCAGTCGGGCTGGTCTGCAGGCATCCAGGCTGTTTCCCAG CCCCCACCATCCTATGATCAGGTGATTCAAGAGAAGACCCAAGAAGAGCACATTGTCAAGCCCACTGCAGCCCCCCGCCGGGCCACCTGCACCACAACTAGTGCCACGCAGACCGACCCTGTTCGGAACGACACCTCCACCCCTGTCCCACAGTGCAGTGCTGCTCCACAGTCAGCAGTGAAAAGACCTGCAG gtaaaaagccacaaaaaccaCCAAGGCCATCACTGCCGAAACCAGTGGACAGAGAACCAGTCGCTAAAGCTGTTGCACCCGCTGACGAGAAGGTTGGAACAAAAACTGCAGGATCCACAAACACTGAGGACCAAAGTGACCCCAAGCCAGATGTAAAGCAAACCAACCGAGCGGATTCCCCTCCCACCTGCAGCAGATCTGTCACTGTGCACTGGGATATTCCTACACAACGTCTCACTGCCACTGCTGAAACCACTCGCTCTTCCCCAGACTCGGAACACGGTCAGCGCCCCGTTCCGCTTCCTCGTACAAAATCCCGAAAGCAGACGATCGCAGAAGAGGTCAAAGTTCAGACTTTGGTCAAGCTCAGTGAAGATTGTGACAGCATTTGCTCTGATCCAGAAGTGTTCTCCTCGAATGAGTATTTAAAGGAGTTATTGGAGGTCTTTAGTGCAGATAACGAGTGTGAGAACGGCGACATCGTTGACCATTCAGACAAGGCCTTACAAGGTGAGGATGCTGGTGACGAGATGAACCCCAACCACAGTCAACGCAATATCCTGGCCCGGATCCAGGCCTTTGAGACCCAGACTAACACCGAGGAGGGAAACGCGGTTGAACCAGCCAAACCAAAACCTCTAATTAGGAAGGCGTCCATCAAACCCCCAGTTGCTGCGAAACCTTCTGTAGCTCTTAGACCTCAGTTAAACCACAGTGTAGATGATGACTATCAAAACGTATCAACCACAAACGTCCCACCAAGCCCTACAACGGCCCCCAGACCTCAGCCCCCGAAGAAACCCGCTGAGCTATCTGTACAAGAGGAACTGAAGACGTTACTCAACAAGACGGCCATCCTGAACAGACCACGTCCTTCTGTATTGACCAGACCCAACAGCGTCTTTGAAGAGGACGCTCCACCAGTTCCCCCTACACCTCCAGGGAAGACTTTTAAGGAACCTCTGAAACCCAACCTTAATAtaaacaaccacaactcagtctCCGTGTTCACAAACAATGAGCATGCAGAGAGTCCATTCA GTCACATCCCGAGCAAGCCTCAGCATAACGTGGACAGCAATGGAGACCTTGTCGCCTGTAGAATAACACGGAGACCAACCACCATCAGGGTCCCCAGCAAAACTGGTTCAT TGTCAGATCCTTTTCAAGACAGTCCCCCTCCGCTCCCAGCTCAGAAACCCATAGGCTCCCTAAACACCTCGGTGAAGCCCAGACAGACGCCCCCCCTCTCCCGCCAG GACTCTTTCCAGTTTGGGCCAGAGCCATCACTACCACCTCG GAGACAGATGTCCCTTCCACCTCGCCCACCGTCAGGCAAAATAAGCCCAAGAAGACCTCCCCCACCTAGCATTCATGGCACGGGTCGATCCCATTCAGTATCGTTGGAAGCTTCACCTAAACCCCAGGCACAGAAGCCCCACAGGAAAGGACCAGTCTTACCTCCAAGGCCCAACCCAGGCCACCGTCTTTACAACCAGTATACG CTTCAAATTCCTCACGGGATTGCTTCCTCTAACTACAATGGGAGTAATACAGGAGAACTGTCATTTCAG AAAAATGAAGTGCTTCTGCTGCTAGAGGAGATTGACAACAATACGTTTGAGTGTCAAGTTGGAGAAGCCAGAGGCAGAGTCCACAAGTCTCGCATGATGGTCATCAATCCTCTTTCCTCCGTCTCACACATGTCCAAGGCACAG GGTGCCAGTCCAGCTGGTGGAGCTAGTTCTGAGCTTAAGGTGCAGGCTATACATGACTTCAATCCAG CGGGTCCAGGAGAGCTGGCTCTGCGAGCAGGAGATGTTGTGACCATGGTGGAGCAGTTGGACAGCGAGTGGTACACAGGCACTTGTAGGGGATCTACTGGTTTCTTTCCCATCAGTTATGTCAAAGTCCTG TCAAATTCACCCAAACCCGTCCCTGAACGGAAAGCGAGGCCACCCCCTGCAACAGCTAG TGGTCCGAGATGTGTAGCGAGGTTCGACTTTGAGGCGGAGAACAGCGACGAGCTGTCGTTCTCTGAGGGGGATGTGATCCAGCTCAAGGCGTTAGTTGGACAGGACTGGGCTCGGGGACAGCTCGGCGCCTCGACTGGTATCTTCCCTCTTAACTTTGTAGATGTCATTGAAGATCTGCCTTCACCCCCAAGTCAGCAGAAAAGACGGTCCATCAGCGTACCAATGCCTG GCATGGTTACTTCTCCGAGTACACACCCTGAAGTTGCCAAACCTGCTCCG GTGTCGCAGTCCGGTGTGGAGTGGGTGGTGGCTCAGTACGACTATGCGGGGAATTCAGACGACGACCTGTCGTTTCAACGGGGCGACTGTATCCTGATCAGCCAGCATTTGGACGCCGAGTGGAGCTGCGGCCAGCTCAACGGCAGAGAGGGCATGTTCCCCAGGGCGTTTGTTGAGAGCACCAAGG GCCAGCTGTCGTGTGATAGGCTGCCGATTCGGGCTGCTGCTCCTGTTAGAGGCAGGGCTCTGTACAACTTCACTTCAGACTGCGAGGAGGAGCTCTCTCTACAG GTCGGGGATATTATAACCGATCTGGAGTCTGTTGATGATGAATGGTTCCTTGGTGACTTGAGAGGGAAACGGGCCATGGTCCCTAAAAACTATGTGAAAGTACTGCAATAA
- the rps3a gene encoding 40S ribosomal protein S3a, with product MAVGKNKRLTKGGKKGAKKKIVDPFSKKDWYDVKAPAMFNIRNLGKTLVTRTQGTRIASDGLKGRVFEVSLADLQNDEVAFRKFKLITEDVQGKNCLTNFHGMDLTRDKMCSMVKKWQTMIEAHVDVKTTDGYLLRLFCVGFTKKRTNQIRKTSYAQHQQVRQIRKKMMEIMTREVQTNDLKEVVNKLIPDSVGKDIEKACQSIYPLHDVYVRKVKMLKKPKFELGKLMELHGEGGASSTAKATGDDTGAKVERADGYEPPIQETV from the exons ATGGCAGTCGGCAAGAATAAGAGGCTGACCAAAGGCGGCAAAAAAGGTGCCAAAAAGAAGAT TGTGGACCCTTTTTCCAAGAAGGACTGGTATGATGTCAAGGCACCAGCCATGTTCAACATCCGCAATCTTGGCAAGACCTTGGTCACCAGGACTCAGGGAACCA GAATTGCCTCTGATGGTCTTAAGGGACGTGTGTTCGAGGTGAGCCTCGCTGACCTGCAGAACGACGAGGTGGCCTTCCGCAAGTTCAAACTCATCACTGAGGATGTTCAGGGCAAGAACTGCCTCACCAACTTCCACGGCATGGACCTGACCCGCGACAAGATGTGCTCCATGGTCAAGAAATGGCAG ACCATGATTGAAGCCCATGTTGATGTGAAGACCACCGATGGCTACCTTCTGCGTCTGTTCTGTGTGGGTTTCACAAAGAAGCGCACCAACCAGATCAGAAAGACCTCCTACGCCCAGCACCAGCAGGTCCGTCAGATCCGCAAGAAGATGATGGAAATCATGACCCGTGAGGTTCAGACCAACGACCTGAAGGAAGTTGTCAACAAGCT gATCCCTGACAGCGTTGGTAAGGACATTGAGAAGGCCTGCCAGTCCATCTACCCTCTACACGACGTCTACGTTCGCAAAGTCAAGATGCTGAAGAAGCCCAAGTTTGAGT TGGGCAAACTGATGGAGCTCCACGGTGAGGGCGGTGCCAGCAGTACTGCAAAGGCAACCGGTGATGACACTGGAGCCAAGGTGGAGAGGGCTGATGGATACGAGCCCCCCATCCAGGAGACCGTCTAA